A stretch of Besnoitia besnoiti strain Bb-Ger1 chromosome III, whole genome shotgun sequence DNA encodes these proteins:
- a CDS encoding hypothetical protein (encoded by transcript BESB_047330) has protein sequence MVLVRSPRRGPAASRVSPSSSPSRIPRPPFACATHGSSRASEQGSPHASTSTRAPETTGTRLEFELTSSADAAAAAPPSSSVLGARRAAANKVSGIPLPRLSALGSRGEDERSERAEKSRRRDGEEPTAPEDSLAHRRGLGRDASSAAPSSLSSRRSLRPEAPLFGAPESLPPDASIGRSSGSPSAAATASPSRTAAADLAATASSREGVDSSLAASSPSKRLRKEEDFVYSFLSGLRGREAETSSPRSAPRPSVGDQLGTAVSESSGSRRDFEPPSRDPLASPPPPVSAAGLPQGALPPREAPRSVADADALATEAAPPPSSLRRLSLRAPREGAESEAASASLRRRVNDGREAEKRRVEELEGLAQMLPASEALRDYMQQAAEGARGSRDRDDARPRFAVPKSADEFRAQWRPLVDATVKKLCDMTDEEKQAPFPCGVSSGVVPDEEPARRQGRASRLFRWAKAFRSAPLFSRIRSPLPVFSSSQVTRYIMLEGRMLRAAHRAAASLASRRTKAVAFNSETREVFLEEEQLYEASEREFEVVQRVAQDQAGGQEKLEKRLKDTQRKREQAEVYRHQVHKKMAALSFTRQKKLRLFEALEAAKKESFSKERSLQAVYQLLQFTTRFKVNKVEGGLVTGALVPEQQSALFPQLAKTTKNAKRAIQNGLRAAGEDEDLPGQEAAAEPAILTLDCDKENEGGRDADVLWGLIEEALGIADVPVPQLLKAARVE, from the exons ATGGTCCTCGTTCGCAGCCCCCGTCGGGGGcctgccgcgagccgcgtctccccttcttcctcgccttctcgcattcctcgtcctccgttTGCGTGCGCAACCCACGGATCCTCCAGGGCGTCTGAGCAGGGGTCTCCCCACGCGTCGACCTCAACACGCGCCCCAGAGACGACTGGCACCCGTCTCGAGTTCGAGTTGACTTCCTCAGCAgatgccgcagcagcagcgcctccttcttcttctgttcttggcgcgcggcgcgccgctgcaaaCAAAGTCTCCGGCAttcctctcccgcggctgtctgcgctaggcagtcgcggcgaggacgagagaagcgagagggcggagaaaagccgccgccgcgatggAGAGGAGCCGACGGCGCCAGAGGACAGCCTCGCCCACCGGCGAGGGCTAGGCCGCGATGCCTCTTCTGCTGCCCCTTCCAGCCTCTCGTCTCGCAGGTCTCTGCGGCCTGAAGCGCctctcttcggcgcgcctgagtcgctgccgccagacGCCTCGATCGGCCGAAGCAGCGGCTCTCCGTCCGCtgcagcgaccgcgtctccttcgcgcaccgccgccgccgacctcgccgcgaccgcctcgtcgcgcgagggcgtggaTTCGAGTCTAGCTGCGTCCTCTCCGTCGAAGCGTCTTCGCAAAGAAGAGGACTTTGTCTACAGTTTCCTCTcggggctccgcggccgcgaggcggagacttCCTCCccccgctcggcgccgcgcccctctgTAGGGGACCAACTGGGGACTGCGGTATCGGAGAGCAgtggcagccgccgcgacttCGAGCCGCCGAGTCGCGaccccctcgcctcgccacccccccctgtctccgccgcgggccttccgCAGGGGGCCCTGCCTcctcgagaggcgccgaggagcgtcgctgacgccgacgccctcgcgacagaggctgcgcctccacccTCGAGTCTCCGCCGACTGtccctgcgggcgccgcgcgagggcgcggagagcgaggctgcTTCGGCGTCGCTTCGCAGGCGAGTCAACGACGGGAGGGAGGCTGAGAAGCGTCGAgtggaggagctcgagggcctcgcgcagaTGCTGCCTGCCTCAGAGGCGCTCCGCGACTAcatgcagcaggcggcggaaggcgcgcgaggcagcagggaccgcgacgacgcgcggccgcgcttcgCTGTCCCCAAGTCGGCAGACGAATTCCGCGCGCAGTGGAGACCGCTGGTGGATGCGACCGTCAAGAAGCTGTGCGACATGACcgacgaagaaaaacag GCTCCGTTCCCCTGTGGGGTGTCTTCTGGCGTCGTGCCAGACGAGGAGCCAGCTAGGAGACAGGGCAGAGCCTCGCGGCTTTTCCGCTGGGCGAAGGCCtttcgcagcgcgccgctcttTTCGAGAatccgctcgcctctccctgttttttcctcctctcaGGTCACGCGCTACATCATGCTGGAGGGTCGCatgctgcgggcggcgcatagggccgcggcgtcgctggcttCGCGGCGAACCAAGGCGGTGGCCTTCAACTCGGAGACGCGAGAAGTCTTTCTGGAGGAAGAACAGCTGTACGAAGCGAGTGAGCGCGAGTTCGAAGTGGTGCAGCGTGTGGCGCAGGACCAGGCGGGCGGGCAGGAGAAGCTCGAGAAGCGGCTGAAGGACAcgcagcggaagcgcgagCAGGCTGAGGTTTACAGACATCAGGTCCACAAGAAGATGGCGGCGCTTTCCTTCACTCGGCAGAAGAAGCTACGGCTCTTTGAggcgctcgaggctgcgaagaaggagTCTTTCTCGAAGGAGAGAAGCCTGCAGGCGGTCTACCAGCTTCTCCAGTTTACCACGCGGTTCAAAGTCAACAAAGTCGAGGGCGGCCTCGTCACCGGCGCACTCGTGCCTGAACAGCAGAGCGCCCTCTTCCCGCAGCTCGCGAAGACGACAAAGAACGCCAAGCGCGCCATTCAGAACGGGCTACGGGCcgcgggcgaagacgaagacctGCCGGGACAggaagccgcagcggagcCTGCGATCCTTACACTCGACTGCGACAAAGAGAACGAAGGCGGAAGGGACGCCGACGTCTTGTGGGGTCTCATCGAGGAGGCACTCGGTATCGCAGACGTCCCTGTTCCCCAGCTGCTCAAGGCTGCGCGAGTGGAGTAA